In the genome of Pseudomonas sp. LBUM920, one region contains:
- a CDS encoding NAD(P)H-dependent oxidoreductase, whose protein sequence is MPQRILVILGHPCGTSFCSALADAYIHSANLAGHQVRVLPLRDLSFDPVLHHGYTQIQALEPDLLSAQSDILWATHLAFVFPIWWGGIPALLKGFIDRIFLPGFAFKYREGKSFPDKLLLGRTAHVLVTLDTPPWYYRWFYRMPGIHQLRSTTLAFCGIKPTKTLMFGPVLASTPAQRAKWLTQAGGLMGKGSFHVHRQSRATVGHDHQGDSSL, encoded by the coding sequence ATGCCACAGCGCATCCTGGTCATCCTCGGCCACCCTTGCGGCACGAGCTTCTGCTCAGCCTTGGCCGATGCCTACATCCACAGTGCAAACCTCGCCGGCCACCAGGTACGCGTCCTACCCTTGCGCGACCTCTCTTTCGACCCCGTGCTTCACCACGGCTACACACAGATCCAAGCATTGGAACCTGACTTGCTCAGCGCCCAGTCCGACATCCTCTGGGCCACCCATCTGGCATTCGTTTTCCCGATCTGGTGGGGGGGTATCCCGGCGTTATTGAAAGGGTTCATCGACCGTATTTTCCTACCCGGCTTTGCCTTTAAATACCGCGAAGGCAAGTCATTTCCTGACAAGCTGCTGCTCGGCCGAACCGCGCACGTGTTGGTGACCCTGGACACGCCGCCGTGGTATTACCGCTGGTTCTACCGCATGCCCGGCATTCATCAGTTGCGCAGCACCACACTGGCGTTTTGCGGCATCAAGCCGACCAAGACGTTGATGTTCGGGCCGGTGTTGGCCTCTACGCCAGCGCAGCGGGCAAAGTGGCTGACTCAGGCTGGCGGACTAATGGGAAAAGGGAGTTTTCATGTACATCGGCAAAGCCGCGCAACTGTCGGGCACGACCATCAAGGCGATTCGTCACTATGA